The genome window tgagtgttaGTGTGTGTTCCCTATCCATTTGCGACGAACGCGAGTGAATTACCAGCGAAGAAGAAGTTTTTTGTActcataaaatatgcaatttgcTGTTTGCATCCAACGATTGCTGCTCGACTTTGGCAAGACTTTGCCATCGGCCAAAAAGCGTTGCCAAAAAAAGTGTCAGGGTTAGACCAGAAATAGACACATGCCAATATGTTGGAGCCATAAACAAGCCAAAAGTCAAAAGACATCGTCGAGGGTTCTCGACTCAAAGTGGTCAATATTAAAAGTCgctttaaagttttaaattccACTTGGCACAAGAGTTACTAAGAAGTGATGTTAAGGACCGATTATACTCCTATATATTTCCAGTCtgtagaaatattaaaaatatatttctctgcgctgtttataattacaattatttcgCGTGTGGCTGTTGCCCAAAAATCCAGCTAATTACATTCGAAAAGTTACGCAACATTGGAACAATTGGCGGCAATGCTggtaattaatttataaaattattcatgCGGCTAAATAATGgatttagtttttagtttgcATTCCCCCATCTACTGTCATATATaccatactatatatatatactatatagtatattttcgtaCTTTTCGCATGGTCAGTTGAGTTGATGCAGTTAGCAGAAGCTTTTTGAGTTTTGCGGTTTGTTGgggcataaaaataaaattcatgtGCCAGCAAATTGCGAATTAAATAAACGCACAcaattttcccattttcatttttggcaaaaatattaatttacatgTGAATTGTGCAGATGCATTTGTTTGAGTGCATTTgccattaatttatttataaataattatttacatgCAATTAACTTTGTGCATAGTTTTCATATCGTTATTTAGTTAGTTCCACATTTAGGTTTTAGTTAAATGTTGAGGTTTATACGCGACAAACAAAACTGACAAAGCGTTGAGTGAAGCTGTTTGTTTAGcttgttaaaaataattgcatttttgaGGCACGtccataaattaataatttaattgtatctGAAAATCGTTCCTGAAAACTTCGCTCGCATAAACGCAGAAAATTGAGAACACAAtggttgatttgttttttgaaatgttttcgtttatattttataatgttttttttttgtttttttttatttttgtcgtatatagtttttgttgtgtgtgtgtttgtaattgtagtaattaatttaataatacatttctttaagttaatttaattaatttagtttatcgtagttttacataaatacattaagTGTGCTAAATAATTTGTCAATTTCTATATATTCGGATCCCtctatatacacatatatattaattatttagttattagCTTGATGAATGAATGTACGAATGTTTTCTCCATCCTATTTAGTTTGCTATGGTGTTGAAttcgttttaaatttaaatttaggtGTATCTTTTGCCTGGCTAGAAACTAATAGCTACAATTACATTTAGGGGGAGGGGCGTGACCttcatttatatgtatatatatattgtatatatttaatatttttttaattaatatatcacaTTGAATTTGAAAGTGTTTTTTGCAACATTTCTAGTAATTGTTATATggtaatagtaataataataataataatgatttaataataagCCTATAAATAtgttctgtatgtatgtaagtgtgtgtgtgtgtaaatgcgtgtgtgtctgtgtacaCAACAAACGACACTTGAACACCGAAGGCGCATGTGAAAAGAAATGCCTACGAAAAAGtctttttctgttgttgtctcacacacacacacatagtatgtttgtgtgtgtgtgtgtttgtgttgtgagCAGCTTCAAGATGGCCGCCCTTGCGCAGGAACCGTTGAGCGAGTAAGTGAGAGGGGgagagcgagacagcgagATAGCTTACACCAGGAAAGCTTGTCCACTGTTCTTATTGGTGCTGCCAACTTCGCCGCCAGCAgctgcctgttgctgctgctgttgttgttgttgttgttgttgtgctgcagctgcggAAGTGGAAGCCTGAGCTGTTGACTGTGTGCTGGTGCTAGCCTGGCTGAGTCCGCTTCCACTGCGCAAATGCACAGGCGCTGTGGATGTTGCAGGCGCTGAGGCAGCCGCTGCTGGGGCACGGAACTGTGGCTGCAACagacgctgttgctgctgctggcgtgccaactgctgcagctgatgaGCCTGCATCTGCTGCGAATGCGGATGCGCATGATGCAACATTCCACTGGGCATCATGGACAACGCCTCGTGCTGATCATAGGCGCTGTACTCCGACTCGATGCTGTGATAGATGTGCTCCGAGGGCGGGCGCATGGCCATCGACTCGACAACAGGTCGCATGGGGCGTGGCGAGGGTGTCGCAGTGGTTGCCGACGAGTAGTTGGCCTCCATGTCCTCGGTGCAGTAGTAGGCAGGAGGTGGCGGGGCCTGGCGGAAGATCAGACCGGGCGAGACGGGCTGCTTGAAGCGTTCGTGGTGATCCAGGGTGTAGTTGTTGCCTCGGGGGGAGAGCTCAATGGGGATGGCATAGCGCAGCTTCTCCCAGAAGTAGCGATCGCAGGTGAGCAGGCGATTCGATGGCACCGACTTCAGGTAGGGCGCCAACTCGGCGACATCTTCGGCCTCGCTGGACACGCTCGTCTCCTCGATGATGACCAGTTTCTGGGCGAGACCGCGCAGCGCCTCGTGGAATGCATTGCGGAACTCGACGCGCTGCCACTCGGTGGCCAGCAGATGACGTGTGAGCACTAGGATAATCTTCCTGGAAGCGCGTGCTCCCTCGACCAGCTGCAGATGACTGGCCTGAGGTGGCAGATCGCGTTGCTGGATGCAGAGACGGAAGGGTGGACGACCGTGCTCCAGCTCGGCGGCAATGTTGCGGCACACAAACTCGTAATCCTTCTCCGAGTGCAGGATGATGGCGTCGTACAGCTTGCCGGCATCCTCGAAGCGAGGTTCACACACCCGAACGCCGTAGTGGGCAAAGAGCCACATGCGCACGCTCTCGCGGAAGACAAAGACGATGATGAGCACCACGACGAGGAAGATGAGCACGAGCACAGCGGCGAGCAGGGGCAAGCGATAGCCATTGGTCAGATCCTGAGCGGAGCTAATGTTGCTGGCACTCGCATCGAGCAGCTCCGAGCAATCGTTGCTGGGGAGTTTCTCCTGTCCCAAGCCGAGCAGCTCGAGCTCCCGCTTGATGCCCGCATCCACACAATAGATGTCTGCCACATCGCGCACCACCAGAGCGTTGTCTGCCACAAACTGGACGAGTTCGCGCAACTGCTGGCAACGACAGCTCCACGCATTGCGACCGAGAGTGAGTCCCTGGAGATTGTTGCGGTACTGCAGATTCGAGAGCTGTTGCAGTGGCAGCACGCTCAACCGATTGTTGTCCAGTCGCAGCAATTGAAGCGACACCAGCGGCTCGAATGTGGCATTGCCAATGAGCGCCAGCTGATTGCCCTGCAGATGCAACTCACGCAGCAAAGTCAAAGAACGGAATGTATCCGCATCCAGGGTGGTGAGCTTGTTGTGTTCCAGGTGCAGGACGCGGAGATTGGGCAACTGGGCGAGGCTGCCCGGCTCGAGTTGTTGCACGTTCGAGTCGTTGAGATAGAGCGTGTGCAGATTGCGTTGTCCGCTCAGATGCGAAGCCTGCAGCAGTGGCAAGTTGTTGCCATCCAAGAACAAGACGTTGACATCCTGTGGCAGACGCGGTGGCAGGTTGATCAGATCCATTTTGCCGCAGTCAACAATGTTGCTCGACCAGTTGGCGTCGTGgaagcagctgcagttgttaGGGCAAATCATCTCGCAGTCGCAACTCTCGTACTCGCAGcagtggcatgtggcagggCAATGCGAATCGTATTTGCACACGAAGTCAGCGGCTGTGAGATGCGACAGTTGACGCACTGGCGCCTGGCGACTGTGTGGCATGAGGCACTCAATGTTGCCCAGATCGACGACTCGCGGATGCTGCTGTGTGGTTAGGTTGTTGATGCGTTGCAGCCACTCCATCGAACAGTCGCACTCAAAGGGATTTCCACCAAGGTAGAATTCGGGCAGGGGTTTGTCCTGTGCCACAGGTGCCACACGCAGCGCGTTCAGGTTGAGCTTGGACAGCACGTTGGCGTAGAGATCGACACGAGCCAGCCGTGTCTTGTCCACAAAGCTGTTTGGCTGAATCTggctgatgatgttgttgttgatgaacAGCAGCTCAATCGAGTTGGGAACCGAGTTCGGGGAGATTTCCGTAATGCGATTGTGACTGGCGTCTAAGGTGCTGACTCGGAGTTCCTCCTGCAGTTTGTAGTAGTTGCCCAGGGCTTCAATGTAGTTGCCGTGGATGTCCAGCCACTTGAGGTTGGACGGGATGAAGGCGTAATCGAACCACACCAAATGATTCTCGGACAGATTCAACCAAAGCAGCGAAGCGAGTGTGGCAAAGATTCCATTGATGTCGGTGAGGAAGTTCTTATCCAAACGAATCGCTTCGATTTCCGTGTTGCGATCGAAGGCGCCACGCTCGATGCTCTGAATGCGATTCTTGGCCAGATTCAAGACACTCAAACGGGGCAGCTGCTGGAACATGCCCACGGTGATGTTGCCAATGCGGTTGTCGATCAATCGCAGACCCGTCAGCTGATTCAGATTGTTGAAGGTGCCGTTCTTAAAGTCCGAGATCTGATTCTCTCCCAAATCGAGTGTCTTCAGCATGCTCAAGTCCTGCACTGCTTCGGGCACCTCGAGCAGCTGATTGGAGCTCAGATCCAACTCCTTAAGATCGGAGCAATTGCGGAAGGCCTGAGACTCGACGATGCTGATCAGATTGTTGTTCAGCGTCAGTTTGGTGAGCACAAACAAACCGTTGAAGATGCGATTGTCCAAAGTGTGCAGTCGGTTCTCGGCCAGGTTTAAGGTGTGCAGATTGTAGAGGGGCAAGAAGGCGCCCTCCTCGATGTGGCCAATGGAATTGTTGCGCATGTCGAGAATCTGCAGGAAGTACAACTCCTTAAAAGTCTTGGCACCAATACGAGTCAGCGCGTTATTCGAAAGATTCAAGACAATCAGGCGAATCAGGCCAGCGAAGGTGTTGTTATCCACATGATGACTGGTCAGCTGATTGGCAGAGAGATCGAGCACGAGCAGCTGATCGAGACGATGGAGCAGACCCTTAGGCAGATCGTAGAGATCGTTGTGGTGCAGATGCAACTCGCGCAACTCCTTGTTGCCGGCAAACGAATCCGCGGGCAACGACTCGAGATGATTGTGCGACAAGTTGAGCACACGCAGCGAACTGAGACCAGCCAAAGAATTGGCCGAGATCGTGCTAATATTGTTGTGTTGCAAGCTCAGAGTCTGCAGGCGACGCAGCCGAGAGGCGCCCCACGCATCGGGCAGCGAACGCAGCTCGTTGTGCGACAAATCGAGCAGTTGCAACTCGGAGCCGCCACTCACAGCGCCATTGGGCGAGCCGAGGCACAGTTTCTCGGAGAAACCCAAATACTCCGCGGCGCGAATGCGATTCTGGGTGAGATTGAGCAGCTGCAGGCCGGGCATGTTGCACCACACGCCCTCGGGCAGTTGCCGCAAATTGTTGTCGGCCAAATGCAGTTCACTCAGATCGCGCAGACCGTGGAATGATTGAGCGTGCAGCTCGAGCGTCTTGCCGGGTCCCCAGAGCGCATTGTGCGTCTCCAGCTGCAGCTTCTTGAGCGACATGAGACCCTCGAAGGCATTTGGGGGCACGCGTTGCAACTTGCAGGCATCCACACGCAGCTCGGCGAGCTTCTGCAGCTTCTTGAACAGACCGTTGCTCAGTTCGCTGGCGTGCAGCAAATCGGCGCTGCACTGCAGCTCGAAGCGATTCGCTGTCTCCGCCACTTTTGGAGATCGAGCGCAGCGCCCATGTCCAAGGCTCGCACATTGCACTTGATGTCCATTGTGGTGCGCACAAATTCCCAGGCGCACTGCTGCGCatgcgtcgctgtcgccgttgctgccagcagtagcagcagcagcaacaggcgtGCTTTTGTaactgtagttgttgttgttgttcttgttgttgtcgtcgacatgtttcgttttgtttcgtCAAGTCGCGAAAGTGGAACTTTTGCTtggactttttttttgctagcgTTTACACTGCTATGTGGAGGACTTTTTTGAAGAGAGGgggaatttttgttttgttcaaaCGTATTTCACTTTCTGGTTTTCATATTTGAtcgcttttttgcttttgctttgtcgCGTAAACCGTAATCCTTAAAGTTGTAGTTGTGTTGTAATTGTTGCGTGTATTTTGTTGCGTGCACTCAGCGATTTAAATGGTCAAGCACTTGGTAGtaatttctttgctttttgcttatACTATTTTTCGTTGGCACTTTAAAATCGTTTGCGTTGCGATTTgcgtttcttgttttttgccGGAGCTCGTTTTCTTAAAACATGTTAACCGCCTCGCGTTTCAACTCAAACTGATTGCTGAAGTTGCACGCAGGCGACTCCGTTGGCTcgttgaaaatgtttttacgACCGACGACGGCAGCACAGCAACGACGCCGCACACCGACACTCTCATAGACACAgacaccgacaccgacaccgacacAAACAGCGACACAGGCACAGACACAGACATCGACACGGCTAGCAGACAGACAatatgcttgtgtgtgtgcgtgtcagTTCGTGCTCGCTATTGCACTCACACAGCACTCACATGCACATGCATTCGCTCTCTTACATACTCGCGCTCTTTGC of Drosophila nasuta strain 15112-1781.00 chromosome 3, ASM2355853v1, whole genome shotgun sequence contains these proteins:
- the LOC132790079 gene encoding LOW QUALITY PROTEIN: toll-like receptor 7 (The sequence of the model RefSeq protein was modified relative to this genomic sequence to represent the inferred CDS: deleted 2 bases in 1 codon), with the translated sequence MSTTTTRTTTTTTVTKARLLLLLLLLAATATATHAQQCAWEFVRTTMDIKCNVRALDMGAALDLQVAETANRFELQCSADLLHASELSNGLFKKLQKLAELRVDACKLQRVPPNAFEGLMSLKKLQLETHNALWGPGKTLELHAQSFHGLRDLSELHLADNNLRQLPEGVWCNMPGLQLLNLTQNRIRAAEYLGFSEKLCLGSPNGAVSGGSELQLLDLSHNELRSLPDAWGASRLRRLQTLSLQHNNISTISANSLAGLSSLRVLNLSHNHLESLPADSFAGNKELRELHLHHNDLYDLPKGLLHRLDQLLVLDLSANQLTSHHVDNNTFAGLIRLIVLNLSNNALTRIGAKTFKELYFLQILDMRNNSIGHIEEGAFLPLYNLHTLNLAENRLHTLDNRIFNGLFVLTKLTLNNNLISIVESQAFRNCSDLKELDLSSNQLLEVPEAVQDLSMLKTLDLGENQISDFKNGTFNNLNQLTGLRLIDNRIGNITVGMFQQLPRLSVLNLAKNRIQSIERGAFDRNTEIEAIRLDKNFLTDINGIFATLASLLWLNLSENHLVWFDYAFIPSNLKWLDIHGNYIEALGNYYKLQEELRVSTLDASHNRITEISPNSVPNSIELLFINNNIISQIQPNSFVDKTRLARVDLYANVLSKLNLNALRVAPVAQDKPLPEFYLGGNPFECDCSMEWLQRINNLTTQQHPRVVDLGNIECLMPHSRQAPVRQLSHLTAADFVCKYDSHCPATCHCCEYESCDCEMICPNNCSCFHDANWSSNIVDCGKMDLINLPPRLPQDVNVLFLDGNNLPLLQASHLSGQRNLHTLYLNDSNVQQLEPGSLAQLPNLRVLHLEHNKLTTLDADTFRSLTLLRELHLQGNQLALIGNATFEPLVSLQLLRLDNNRLSVLPLQQLSNLQYRNNLQGLTLGRNAWSCRCQQLRELVQFVADNALVVRDVADIYCVDAGIKRELELLGLGQEKLPSNDCSELLDASASNISSAQDLTNGYRLPLLAAVLVLIFLVVVLIIVFVFRESVRMWLFAHYGVRVCEPRFEDAGKLYDAIILHSEKDYEFVCRNIAAELEHGRPPFRLCIQQRDLPPQASHLQLVEGARASRKIILVLTRHLLATEWQRVEFRNAFHEALRGLAQKLVIIEETSVSSEAEDVAELAPYLKSVPSNRLLTCDRYFWEKLRYAIPIELSPRGNNYTLDHHERFKQPVSPGLIFRQAPPPPAYYCTEDMEANYSSATTATPSPRPMRPVVESMAMRPPSEHIYHSIESEYSAYDQHEALSMMPSGMLHHAHPHSQQMQAHQLQQLARQQQQQRLLQPQFRAPAAAASAPATSTAPVHLRSGSGLSQASTSTQSTAQASTSAAAAQQQQQQQQQQQQAAAGGEVGSTNKNSGQAFLV